attttaataaacactaatttctaaatcttttcttttatgattagTTTGTGTGTGTCCaatttgaaaaatccttgcaaaaagaaaagaaaagaaaaaatccttgCTTATCCCAAAGTACTGAAgatactttcttctttctttctttctttttttttttaaagaaactcctTTTAAGTTGTAAAATTTAGGTCTATGACCCATCTTgacttaatttttatgtatggtatgTGATGTAGgaattgtgtttcatttttttccctataacCAAATCCAATTGCTTCAgcaaaatttacagaaaagaatatctttgtccattgagttgcagtGGAGCCTTTGTCATAAGTCAAGTGAACTGTATAAGTGAAGGTCTGTTTCTGAACTCCATTGATCTAATTGTCTAGTCACTAAAAAACTATGCTGTCTTGGTTATTATTGCATTagagtaagttttgaaatctggCAGTTTAAGTCCTccacctttgtttttctttaaggttttcttgaatattttagaTCCTTatgaatattttagaatttccatATGAACTTTAGAATTAGCTTGTCAATTTCTCCCCAGATAAAACTGTTGAAATTTTGAATGGGAATGTATTAAGTCTACAGGAAAATTTGGAGATAAATGGCGTTTTTCGAAAATTTTgagttttccaatccatgaacatagtatggctcttcatttatttagatcaTCATTAATGTCTCTTTAGTAATTTTCAGaattcttctgcttcattggtaATTATGTCTCCAGCTCCCGTTTCCTCTTAGTGGCAGGACTTAATTTTGCCAGTTACGGTAACTCAGTCACTTCCCCTGACTTCCAGTCCACAAGCATGATCTTCCTTGCTGGTTTTGCATGGTGGCCACTGTCTCCACCCTTATTTACTGTTATGCTTCAGTCTCATACAACCCACATTGCACGTCAGCCCTCTTAGCCTCTTGCCCTTTCCCCCGGAGGACACCAGAAACTTTCTGATGCTTTTACTCATACCCACATGGGAGTGTAGGGTTCTGTCTCATGTAATCAGGCACGCCCCTGGCCATCTCAACTCCACATTCTGGCTCCATGCTGTCTGGACACGGTCATCTCCAGGGGCTTTGCTGTCTCCTCACGTTACAGCGTGGGATTTGAAGAAGCTTCAGTTCTTTAATTCCTCCTAATTGATCTGTGGTTTTTGGCCCCATCTCTGTGGAACTTAGTTAACAGGGCACAGAGATGGTAAAATCCCAGCCTGGGGCTaagccttctcttcttcctctccccaaACGTCTCCCCTCAATTCAGAAAAGTCTCTAATCTCCTCTATGTGTGGCAGGAAAACCATTCTTAAATATACCAACACATTTCTCCCAACTTTATAGTGTGGGGTCTTCAACTCTCAGCTCTATGTCCTCAAGTCCCTGCTCTTGATTGTGAAGCCAAATTCTGCTGTGATCCCCACCCAAATCTGCACATGCATGATCCCAGGATGGAGGGACTCCTTAAAAGGGGGCCCTTCTGACCCCAACTTCGTCCCCACTCTGTGACTGATTAGCACTTAGCCATCCAGCTGACTACTTCCTTTGGGAAGACCTCATGGAAGGAGCAACATTAATATAGGGTTTTGAAGACGGAGCAGAAGTTTGTTAAATGAAGAAGCGGGGTGCTGAGACATGCAGTCCTACCCCGGTCTCTGGGAtgaagaggcaggaggagggaggggaaggagttgGTGGAATGCACTTGGGTTTGGACTGTGGGGAGCTGTATGGTAAGAGCACAGACCCTGAGGTCAGATGAAGCTGGGTTCAGATCCCGGCACTGCCTTTTACCAGCTTGGTGGCCCCGTGCACATGACTTAACCTCTTCAAGGTTCCCTGTCTTCAGTGGTAGAGTGGGGACATGAATGCTTGCTTAGTTAGGCTCAGGTGGGGACAGAACAAGGGTGAGGATCACCTCACACAGAGCCCAGCATCCAGAGGTGCCCTTTTGCTGTGACGGTGCGACAGTTCCCCAGGTCTCCTGATCAATATGGGACAACCCTTTAAAGCCcccaaagttaaaaacaaaacaaaacagtcatTGCTATGAGACCAGATCAAGTTGTAAGCACAGTTTATTTCCCTCTGTGGTATGAGAGACAAGCCACCTGCCAGGGCCTCTAAATACCAGGTGTAACTGTCCCTTTGGCCTGGACACCCAGCCCAACTCATCATACCTTCAGAGATGGCTTTCTCCctaggctggggagggggagcgGGGTGAGAGAGGGAGTACTGAGAGGCTAGGGGAGGTCCCGAGCCTCCCAGGGGAGGCGGCCACCACAGCTGCGGCCCGTGGATGCTGACCAGGGTGCCACGGGCTGGCCTCAGGCCTCCCCTGCAACCTCTCCAGCCCTGGAGGATGTGCAGGGCTGAGGCAATAGGGCCTCCAAACAGTTCTGCAggcagctgggggcaggggtcaTGCCTGACTTAGACTTCAGACTTCTGGAAGCCCAGGGGAGCTGGAAGTGTCTTAAATGTCATCTGGTTCAACACTTTCTTTTCCAGGCGGGAGAACTGAGGCCTGATGACATGGCAGCAGATTATAGAGCTGGTCCTGGGGCCTGGTGACCCGAGGCcaagccacccccccccccccccccccccacccccccccacccccaccccacgccccgTTTGGCTCTGTGACCTCGGCAGCTGGACTCAGTTCTCCCTATTCTGGGTTCTCTGAGCTTCATGACTGTCCCAAGGCCTGAGGGCCAGGGCGGCCCCTGAACCCGTGTCCCAGTGAGGCCAGGGTTTCCAAAATGAGTAGAGAGAAATCCAGGGCGGCATCGGGAGGCATTTTCTGATGAAGGGCGGCGCCCAGGGAGCAGAGGGGCACATACCCTTGACATCAACTAGCTCTTTTAGGAAATAAACCACTGCGGGAAATGTGTGGGACAGACATCCCCAGGGACTCCACTCGGTACCACAACATGAGAGGACTGGGGCGGTGGGCAGCCACCAGATAACCAAGGCGAGGCTGGGGAGAGGCTGGGCCCGGGAtggcggggtggggcgggtggAGGAACGtggggaggcgggaagggggacGGGGGAAAGTGAGGGAGGCTGGGCTCCAACCGCCAGAGTGACCGTCTACTCTGAAGGCTCCTTGGGTATATATGCCACATTATCGTAGGCGGGGGGAGGAGAAGCTGCGGGGCTGGGGATGTTGAAGTCTGTGCTGAAGGCGTTCGGCAGGAAAATCACAGgctgcaaaggaaaagaaaacaaacccaggCAATCCTGGTGGCTCCGGCGCCTTCGGGGAGCTGTTGCAATAGTGCCCTCTGGTGGGTATTGTAAGAACAGCGCCCTAGTAGTGAACGCTCCGAGGATGAATTGGCCCCAGGCATCAGTTCAACTAAATTTCCAAGAAGTATTTCCAAGAGGTCACCTATGATCTGGGCATTGGAGGTACAGCAACGAAACCGAAAGGAGTCTCATTTCTCTAGGAACTAAGGTTCTGGATTTCTTTGTCTCTGGACAGCCCTACACTGGTTCAAGGCTTGGATATGGCGCCGGCAAGGCTTGAACCTATACGGTTCAAGGCCGGATACAGCGCCGGCATCCTTGTAGCCTCTTCGCGGCGGCTTCCCTGCCTCCAACCCCTACCGCTCCGCCCTGCTCCCCGCCCCTGCAGTGGGCAAACCCTCCAGATTGATTTCCCTGAGCCCCACTCTACTCACCCTCGCCTCTGAGCGTACAGGCCTCTGCTCAGACTTTCAACAGCTCCACACCCCGTTTTGCACAAATCCACCTCCCAAGCGGGACCCCCACCCCGTCCCCGCCCACACTATGGCCTGCATGTTTGTTTCCGCGAAGGCTGACTTTCAACTGGTTCCCTTGCCACGAAGGCCCTTCCTCCATCCCCTCTCTGTCTGCACTGTCCTCCAGTTTGGGGAAAACGGAGGTCAATGCCCACCCGAGTCGTGCTGCCCTTCCTGATGCCCACGTCTCTTGACCCGTGAACTTCTGGAGGGCCCCACTCATCCCCGACAGCGATCCTCCTCGTCCCCAGCGCCCACCTTCCAGGGCTCCGCGAGCAGTCGCACAGAGCAGCGGGTCCCTTGATGCTGGCGTGCCCCTGTGGCCACGAGGAAAACCTTCCCGCAGAAACTCCTTTGAGTTCCCGAATGTACCGGATGTACGAGTGGGGCGCTCTTTGAAGGGCCGGGGGGAGCGGGGGTGAGGCACTCACCGCGTGGGCTTGGGCGCGAGTGGCTTGGCACCCGAAGTGGGTGGCAATGACCGCAATGAAGAACTCCAGTATGGTGAAGATGGTAAGCACGGCCAGATAGCCCCTGCCTACATCCTGGGGACCAAAACCCACAGTCAAGGCCAGCCAAGAATTCTAGaacagaggaggaaagagggCCCAGAGCGAGCCAGAATAACGTGCCCCAGATCACACAGCCAGCCGGTGGCAGAGCTGGAGCGGGTCTCCCTGCTGCGTGATGCCTACTCTCCCTTGAACTCCAGATTGCTTCTCTGcgacccgccccccaccctccactaCGCCCACCCTTGAGGTAGGGTCCTGGGGTCCATATCCACTTGGGGGGCTCTTGGGATTGGCAGGCTCTGCTGACGCCCAGGGCCCCACAACCTCCTTCCCCCGCACCCCCGCCTCCTCCTGGATGTGGCTGTTACTCTTCAAGTTTTCCCACTGCTGGGGACGTTCAGACAACACACCCAGTTAGTGACACCAAAATCCATGAGCAGAATGGCCGTCCCTGCAAAGGCCGCCATGGCGCTGAGAATGTTGATCCCCAGACTGCTCCTCACCTGCAGGGGTAGAgatggaggggaaggaggggagaggggaggcgggaggaggaggagggacaggAGCCTCCCACAACAGGCCTCCCGCGGCCCCCTGGGTCCTCACACCCATGCCCGTACCTGCGTCCTCCTTGACCtcctttcctcctgtccttccccGGGGACCTCAGGCGAATGGCCCTGCTGACCACTCCCCCCGCCCTTACCTTGAATCGTCTTCTTAGAAGCTGCTGGGAAAGGGGCCTGACCTCCTTCATGGCCTCCCTAGGTGGGGTCTGCAGAGGCTCCTTGCCCACCCATTACTATGCTCCACCTCTCAGGCCGAGCATCCTGACGGTGCAGCTACCCCACGGGCAGGGGTCGGGGGAGGCCTTCTGCTGTGGACACTGAGGTTGGGAGAGGTGTTGGGGTCGGTTCCACGTGGTTCCATGCAGGGGCTGGCAGAGCAAGCACTGCAGACGCCTGCCAGGCACCAGGCAGGGGAGACAGATGCAGGGGCTGTGAGCCTGAGATCTGGGGGTTGAAGGTCCGGGCCTCGCCCTCTTCCGGAGGCTCCGGACTTGGGACAAAGTGGACCCCTGGGTGGTCCAGGCGATGGCTCAGAGGTCACCCTCCCCATGCTGCTGGAACCTGATGCTCTTTTGACCCACTAGCTGAAGCCTTCTGGTTAAATAGCCCTAGCCTTAAAGTGGGGACCACTCACGGGTGGGCTGGGGATTGCAGGATTTGCTCAGGTTCAAAGACCCCGACTCCTCTTTTTCTGGATGACAGGGAGGAGGTCGTTGAGATCAGAGCAGCCTCACACGTAACCAATTAACTGATGAATGAATCCAGCAAACTTCTGTTGAGCACCTGGTGCCTGCCAGGCACTGTCCAGGATGCTGTGAGCTTGGGGCAGAGTAATTCAGCTCTCTCTCCCCGCCCCCATCCAGACTTTACAGCCTGAGCTGGGGGGGGGATATAAGTTTGATTCTGAGGGTTCCCTGTGTCCAGTCCTGTCCCATTACAATCCATTCTCCACCCAGCAGCTCTCAGGAGTGTAAATAGAGCACCGATTCTcctgccccctggtggctcagacagtaaaagatctgcctgcaatgcaggagacccacgtttaATTCCTAAGTGGGgtagatctgctggagaagggaatggcaaacccactccagtattcttgcctggagaattcaatggacggaggagccttgtggcCTACAgtccaactgagtgactaacactttcacttctccccccctccacccccggcTCCAACCTCTGTGGCCTCCCACTGCCCTTAAACTTGACTCCACCCACGAGTGTCTCCCCACCTTTCCCTCTCAGTTTAGTTCCTCTCACTCAGCCCCTGGTTTGCTGTAATCCAAAGACCTGGCCCCTTGTCCACCCTCTAGCCTGGGATACTGGTCTCCAGGCTTCTGTATGGCTGCTGCCCTCTGAACAATGAGCTCAGCAACACCTGCTCAAGGACTGCAGACTCTCCCAGCTGAGCGGAACCCCTCACATTATCCTGGGGCCTTTGTTCAGCACTTTTCACTCTGTAAAGAccttatctgtgtgtgtgtgtgtgtgtgtgtatttttaggcgggggttgggggtgtcTTACCAGacattagaatgtaagctccatgaggacagggactTGACTCTGGTGTGATGCTCAACACTCTCCCATCCAAAGCCTCTATCGCCCCCAATCACCCGCAGAAGGCATGGAGCTGTCTAAGATGTTGACCCAGTGCGTCTCTAACTTCTCCGCACTTCCCTTCCAAGACTTTTGCCCCGGTCAAACGGAGTCACAAATAGTTTCCACGGTGACCCTGCCCATACTCCGTCCTTGCATCCTCATGATCTTCCTTCAGGATTCCTACATGCCCACCAAGGCCCAGATCAGCCATATCCTGTTCAGGAGGGCTTTTTGCCTTGTCCTTTTCTCTGGGCCACGAGCACTTCATCTTAGCACTTCAGACCCTCGCTTTCTGCCTCTTATGGTATTTTGAAAGTGCCTCTTGGTTTCTTCTCTCCTGTAGGcagggcagggactgtgtctgGCTGTCTGAGTGTTACCCCATGCCTGGCCTCCAGCAGCCCCCTATGGAGTGCGTGGTGAGGAAGTCTTTGGAGGCAGGGCAGAGTGGAGCTGGCTGCAGCCCCACTCTCACCCCTGGGTCTCCCACTCAGACTTACCAGGCAACTGGTGTGGTTCTTCTCGGCTGCCACTGAGAGGGACCCCGAGATGATGAACTGTGTGGGGAAGCGGGTATCCTAGTGAGGCTTCAGCGGGGACAATGGGCAGGGCACACCATGCCTGGCACTATCAAGGCCATGGGTATCAGGGAAAGGCCAGCAGCCTCCTGGATGCCACCTTCTTGGCCTCCTGGCCAGGCACTTGAGATCGCTCTGTGAGGGTATCCCATGGTTACTACGGgcccctgttcagggaactagggCCATGGCTTGCAAGATGAATGTTTTCGCTGACATTGTATCATCAGTAGGGAAGGCATTGCTCCTTCAGACATTCACTCATCAGACATTTCCTGAGCAGCAGGCATGTGGCAAGATCCTAGCAGAGTTCAATAAGACAGACAAGATCTCTGCCCTCATGAGGCTTCTATTCTAATTTGGGAAGATGGacacttagcaaataaacaatcAAGAATGCTTAGAAGTTTGAAAGATGGAGGCTGGTTAACTACAGGTGTTTCGTGTCCTTATCCCCTGCCTTCATCCCCTTCATTCCATCCTTTTGGTGGGGAGCAGGCTAAGCTCTATGCTGGGAGCTTTTCACACACAGGAGTGGGGTCTGGGTCAGGTCATGATTAAAGTTTGTGGCTGGGAGTTAGATTTAGGCTCAGGCCCCCACCCAGGAGCCGCTGTGCCTAGGAGAATGAGGTGGAGGGTGAGCCTGGGCACAGCCCCCCGCCCAGATGGCCCCGGCACTTACGCAGGCTCCTCCCCAGAAGGGGACGCCACCTTCGATGAAGAGCATCCCCACGTGGCCGCGGCGGACCATGAGCAGGACGCCGCCGAAGCCCAGGTGGATAAGGCCGATGAGAATCTGGACGGTCTGCGGGGAGCAGACGGCGGCTCAGCCAGGCGGGCGCGGCGGGCTCCACACCGCCCCCTGCCGGCctcagaggagagcatggcagggCCCTGCAGTCCCGCTTTGAACCCTCAGCGACTCGGAAATGAACTCAGATTCCCTTCTTTTAAGGAGACATCATTATAACAACTGTAAAAGACACGGTATTTTAAGATGGAAAGCCAGTTCCCCACAGCTTTCAGGACCCACCCTTCTGTTTCCATGTCTCCACGGGTTTGCCTTTTGCTCCGGCCAGGTCTCAAGCATCCTGTGTTGCTGCTTGGTTTCTTAGCCCTCATGTCAATGGCTCAGCAATCTCTGCGCTGACCGCCTCACCGCTTCCTTCCTTGTGCCCCTGCAGCCTGCACAGATATCTCCTGAGTGTTTTTCTCATTGGAGTGTCATTGATGCATCCCAGTCACGTGCAGGAGCTGCCGCCTACCACCTGGAATCTGGACTTAGGTTTTATATTGATTagttaatcaattaattaaaggAGTAGTTTCCCAGCACCTCACTGATCCATTCTCAGAAGCGGGATGGTTTTCCCAAGGATGAGAACAATGTGGGCTTCTGATTCATGATGCC
Above is a genomic segment from Cervus elaphus chromosome 2, mCerEla1.1, whole genome shotgun sequence containing:
- the MS4A15 gene encoding membrane-spanning 4-domains subfamily A member 15 isoform X1, which codes for MSTAPSSNGVFVVIPPSNASGLRPPPAILPTSLCQPPGIMQYEEPPLGAQTPRVTQPPDLRPGETFLTGEPKALGTVQILIGLIHLGFGGVLLMVRRGHVGMLFIEGGVPFWGGACFIISGSLSVAAEKNHTSCLVRSSLGINILSAMAAFAGTAILLMDFGVTNWDVGRGYLAVLTIFTILEFFIAVIATHFGCQATRAQAHAPVIFLPNAFSTDFNIPSPAASPPPAYDNVAYIPKEPSE
- the MS4A15 gene encoding membrane-spanning 4-domains subfamily A member 15 isoform X2, which encodes MSTAPSSNGVFVVIPPSNASGLRPPPAILPTSLCQPPGIMQYEEPPLGAQTPRVTQPPDLRPGETFLTGEPKALGFIISGSLSVAAEKNHTSCLVRSSLGINILSAMAAFAGTAILLMDFGVTNWDVGRGYLAVLTIFTILEFFIAVIATHFGCQATRAQAHAPVIFLPNAFSTDFNIPSPAASPPPAYDNVAYIPKEPSE